The sequence AACAACTGGCTTCCTATGGTCCTAATACTGTGGTATCTAATGTATCTTAAGTTATTTTCATGTTTCCACTTAGATAATTGTGCTGTGGAAGCaatctcttgcagaaatgcagggtaaggttgcgtacaatagaccctttgtggtccggaccccgcgcatagcggggagcttagtgcaccggactgctTTGCCACTTAGATAATTGTGAATTGAATCTAGTGTTGTTAATATTTTTAGGCTACACAGACTGTGCAGAATGTGGCACCTTCCTATGGTCCTATGTCAAGAAAATCTGATGCAGGTTTGTTTGCATATTTTACATTTTGATTTTAGAATCCTTTTCTCTTGATATGAAGTCAATTAGAATTTGTATATTTTGACACACCAATACATTAAAATAAAATCTATATTGATTTGCAATGGAGTAAATACATATTGAGCTAGCTAGACTTATTTGAACATAAAAATACCACTTTAAAGATTGAACTACAGACACATTCTTGTCTATCGGAAATAGGCATTCTGTCTTCttaaggtaggggtaaagtctgcgtacacactaccctccccaaaccccagtCGTGGAATTACACTgagcttgttgttgttgttgtcgtcgttTTATAACAATGTTGGATTTTGGTGATCTATGAAAGTAAAGTACAACTAATATTGTTATCTGTTTAATGGGCAAACTAATAATTAACGGATAGTCTGCTGTTAGGCACTTCCAACCAATCCAGAAATATGCAGACAGAACCAACTGTCAATCCCTCTAGAGACAGTTCTTTTCCTAATCCAAAAACTTCTGATGCAGGTTTGTTTAATTCTTTAACATGCATTTTGTTTCTTATATGAAGGAAGTGAGTCATGAACTGTTTTAGTGGTGAAGTAATACTAACTGAGACGATATTCTTGTTGTTTTTAGGATCTTCTGGCCAATCTAGCTCTTGAATGAAGATTGCTGATCTACCAGTTCACTACCTTGTTACTCAGGATTTATCATTGAATACTTTCTTACGCTTGTAACTGTAGAAGAAAAACTTCCTTAAGCTCTCAGGCCTATGATGACTATACATACACTCTTATATATAATGGATGTATGTACgtacgtgtgtgtgtgtgtgtgttttaacCACAAAGAAGAAGGAGATGGTTAATTGCACGTTGAAGTTAACGTACGTTAGTACTAGTCCTATTTTTTATTTCTCCCTTTATTTTTCAGTTGCATCTGGCAGCTGCTGGATGTAGGGCTTCACCAAACACGGTGGCAAAACAACGGTATATTAAGAATTCTGGATTTTTTCAAGTATGTACTGTTTGTCTTGACAAAGATAACAGGTTATTGACATGCTATAATGCCCATTTTTATAACAAATTTCAGATTCAAGCTCAAACCCAAAGCTTCATACTTGTTAATggtgttttttgaattttatcaaaattaatcACCAAAGTTTTTCAGCATGTTTTAAGCAAATTTTAACTCAACAATAATCACGAATCCAAACTAATTTTCTAGGTCATggaataccaaaatcaacaagaCCCGATTAAATTTTCAAGTTTTTCCAAAAGGTCAATAATGATAATTTTTACAAGACTCAATAactcatttgttcttcttcttttttttttcttttttcttttttttttttttgcttttttgatgaagtaaatTAGTTTCATTAAagggcatcaagaagatgcaaagaATACAAAAGAGATAGGATAATTAGCTCTATTTACAAAAGCCTATGCTACTATCAGGGAGCTAATGAAATCCACAAAAGTATCAGCACTATTAACAGGGATGAGATAGTTCCAGCTAAATAAGTTAACTAAACACGCAACCTTGAGGGAGTAGAGTGGAGTTGATATTGATATGCCATCAAAACATCTTCggttcccttctttccaaatacACCAAAAAATTGCAGCCACCATTTTCTAGGATGAATTTGTCAACTCTCCAAAAATACCAACTTTCAAAAGTTTGCTTTGTTGATTGTGGCATAAAcacatttgttcttcttcttattctttttcttcttagtcaTGGGGTTGGGGAGACGAAACAGGAGGGGTAGACAAAACTAGGGTGGGGTTTGGGGTCGGGAAGAAGACATgagttatttttttctttaatttgaaaaGGAAATAGTTTAAAAAAAGGGggaggaaaaaaaattaatttcagaTGAATTTTTTAGCTTTCACGCATCTCTTTTATGTGTAATACACTAGTGTGACACATGGCAAAAGAGGTGTGTAATAGACACTTTTAAAAGTTGTGCATAATATTATTCCCGTATTTTAGAGGTGTGTAAGAGGAATTTGGGAACAAGGTTAATTGGTTAAGTACTTAAGTATGTATTTAGCCAAAATGATACAATATTACAGGCACTGTGCTCGAGTGATATTCAAAGAAAACAGTGTTGGATGTATTTGCCCAACAGCTTGGAATTAACACAAGGATTGCACTTTGGACTATTAATCGGACTTAGCTGATTGAAAATCCagatttaataatcaaaatttagttgattttaaagtcacaaatattaaaaaattaacttaaattataattttgtccaatgtaaaatctatttaaaaggtaaaaaagttAAGGaacttcgtgcttttaatatagtactagttttagggtacgcgctttgtgCGTATACCCTATCTCAATaagtataaaattttaaaataactaTGTATATCTGACGTGCAATTATTTAGTATTATTTCTAAAATTTGATGTTGAGATAAAGAGTATAATAATTACAGATATTGAAATGATTTAttctaattataatatttattagAATGTTACTTATATTTTGGTACATAAACTTTCTGGAAGGAGCATTTGACTAAAGAGTAATGGACATGTTATTATATGCCCGGAtaatcaaataaaatatttcacaaAACTTacctcaatttttattttttattttactaatataattaaattatataaaaaattggCCTTAACTCTATAACCGATTATAAATCTataatctatctatattattataaaagtactaAGCCCATGCGTGAAATATTGAtcaattattttacttttaaaaaaatagattttgcaATAAAAttcttatttaattattttttaatatttaggacttgaaaattaaataaatttttccttattaaatatatttcctaaacCCGAACAATGTAGgactcctaatatttagaactttaaaatcaattaaattttacCTAATATAAATTTCTTATCTTGTTTGAACTATGTAATGTAACTATAATATCTTTCAtgttaaatataaaaatacatatcttgtttcttccttttgaaaatctagaattttttatatatatatatactaagagtttcgtgaaaaataattttactaatATAACATATTTTAAAATTCGAAAACAATTTAATTGGATTCGTATGCTAATTAGTTCGTTCAAACACTTTATTATTTGTTTTCAAtgttgaagaaaataaaaaatttattcaatttcttactATTAGCTCATCTTTTGTTTTAGtatgttttaaattattattattttgaagaaaTGTTATACCTAATGTCTAGGACTTCTTTTCCGTTAATGTCGAGGATTCTTTCTATGAGATCCTAAGAAAGCACATGAGATTTTGCTCTAACCCAAAATGTCCATCATTTATAATTtgattaaaattatgaaaaaatccTTTAATTTATATCCTGTTGGAATTAACATAAATAATAGAAATTTTTTACAATAGTATCGTTATACATATAGATGCAAAACTAACTAAAAACCAATTTAGCACCTACATATACTAATAAAGTAGTACTGAAAACCTCCTAATCCTAAAACTGAACGTAACTTTCATACATATACTCCTACGTATAAAGTGAGTAGAAAGTGAAGGAAACTTTATTAGTGTAAATTGAAAGCGCCTGAAATTTTAGAGTTGAAAggaattgaaaaaataaatattacaaatAGAAAGAGAATAATAAAATGACTATCCCTAAAAAGTatgaattaattaaataactattcctaaatagtaggaaattaattaaatgactattcctaaatattaggaaaataatcaaAAAGACTATTTTACCAGGGTAAACTCTattttttaagggtaaaaaaggcagacgacatttcgctaagggccttggtgcttttaatatagtatagagtatagatatagatatagatatagatatagatagaaaTAGAACTTGTTGTACAATTAGGTAACCACATTTACAAAAGTAAAAACCTAAATTATGACAGTAAAAGTAATATATTATTCTATCAGTAATATCAAGGGAAATTTCCAACCCAGAAAAGGGTACCAGAAGTTGAAGACCAACATCTCCTTTTTTCTGTTAGCTTTTAATTGAACATTGCTAGATACTAAGTGCTTGAACTAGACAAAAGAGCCAATTTCTGTTTCTGTAAGACTGAGAAGTTCAATTCAGAAACAGATGATACTGAACAAGTTAACATTCAACTGAAGAAAGAAGGGGGAAAAAGTGAGCATACATCATAAAAGTAGCTCAACTAGTTATGCTCATTGCATCTGAACCACAGcattaaaatacaagaaaaggttcttacagaaaagaaaacaaatgggATCGAACAAATTATGTAGTAACCATGTTATAGCTAAACTGTTTACCGTTCACATTACAACCAACCatgattctaaaggagtacatACGCAATTGCATTACAATCAGTGTCACTTACCAGAAAATATAGCAAAAACTTGTCCATCCAGAATTAAAATATTCAAGCATACAAAGCTGCTGGCTTGTTCGATGATCTACTAATCCCATTTTGATATGGCTTGCAGGTTGTATCCTGAGGGAAATGCAGGTATTACGGTAAAAGCAGCAAATTCTACAGTGTCCTATTATCATGCGCACCTTTTATTCTCCTATATTTGCAATTTATGAGCAAAACACGACTGAAAAATACTACCTCCAGTCCATATTATCTGTCTTCTAAGGCTTTTGCATATACAATAAGAAAGACATTTAATAACTTTAATCATAAGAATATTTAGAAATGCTTATGTAGAAGCTCTTCTTTCATCTGCAGGTATAGACTTCTTTGGATCTTATCTTAAACTATCATTTATCTCTTAAGCACCTCACTTAGTTAAATCTACACTAATTAGAATAGTAAGTGTGAATTTGGAACCAAAAAAAGTAATACATGCTTCTCGTTTTGTTTAAAGCGTCAAATATTTGTTTCTTGGGACAGGATGGAGTActatcaaagaaaaaaaaatgtacaCAAGATGTTAATACATCTGCCTAGTCTTCATCCTGCCCCATAAGGAGGAGAAGAGGGGAACAAAGAGGGGACAAGTAGGATATTTAACAAGTTAAAAAATAAATAGgagcatttcaaatatcaattttCAAGTTCAGGTATGAAGAGCTCgcatttttcttttgttcaaacaaagaaaaatgctAAAAGTTTTTTTCTATTTGGAAGCGTGTTAGGTCTAATTCCTATACTTTGGCTGAGTTATTCGTAACTGCATATTTACAATACAGGCTTAGAAGTCCAATTTTTAATTCAGATTGAGGCATAGTTGAACggatattgatattattatttgtgaaattttatAGTCTACAGAGCAGAAAACACTTACCTCGCAATCCCATATGGCCCCAACACATTTGGAAAAACTAATACTAGAACTTCTAAGCATGCAACGTTCGGTAGTCTTTGGTGTACAATGGCCAGTCTCCCTATGACCTTCGACTGTATTAGCAGTGTCCAATTTCATTGGTGCACAATGGCTAGTCTCAGTTTGACCTTCGAATGTATTAGCAGCATCCAATTTCTTGACCCTAGGGGAGCTCGGGGGGCTTGGAAGGCATCTATGAGCCACAGCAGCTACAACTTGCCTTTCAAAATCACCATTCTTATCGGTTTCCTCATCTATCGAAGCACAAACTCGTTCTCTGCAGATAATTATGAGGCTATTCAGGTAAGACAAATTCATTAAACTATTTACTATATAAAACAGAAGAGAACATCAAGGATATTTCACCTGGGCAAGGAGGCATATCGTCTTGGAAAGAGAATACTTCCACCTCTACCACTGTGTCCCTCGAGATGGTCAAATTGTTGTTTGAAGCAATCAACCCCACTAAAAATGTAGTTTTTCAATTAGCTAATAATTCAATATGAAATGCAGTGCACTCACCAGAAACAGGGAGGACTTCAGAAGCAAAAGTAGGCGAATTGTTAGAAGCCTTTCAAGCAAAAGGAGAAAGCACAGGAAACCTCAGATATTTAAGTCCCGTGATTCCTGTTTTCGAGAAGGATTTAGGTCCCATGATTCTGAAGGTAAAATCAACGATTCACTTCACTATCTTTGTTAGACTTGATTAACCCTTTCCCCTAGACTAAGTGATGCGTGAACAAATTACGTGATTTGTCCATCACTCCGTTTAAGTATTAAAAGTCAGATCATGATACCAATCCCCAAAAAAATGTAGCAGCTTTACAAATGTCAGCGGACAAACATTATTGTTACCTCCAAAAGTAAAGCAATTTCCTTATCAAATTGATTGGTCTTGCCAAATGACCAGTCATCTTTGACTAAGGTATAATCACCATATTAGATCACGACTAAGATAGAATCATCATATTTACTGGTATAAATCTTTAGGAGAAATTACCGTAAAATGGTAAGCAATAGTCTTACACGGTATATTGTCGTCCTAACTGTTTCAGACTATACTCGAGTAAAGGTACAACAACTTAAGTGACAGTTTTTACATGCATACAAGGTATGCAGATATGATTAAATGACGTTGATAATAGAAAAGGGTGCTAATCTAATATGCACCCCTAATAGGAAAAGATATGTATTATTTATATGCTTTGGATCCAAGGAGTGAACGAATTTGGGATTCATTCCCAAACTTCGTGTTTCGTGAAGCTTCAAAATGCACAATCAATTTGTAGATATAGCAGTAGATGGCAGATACTATGGTAGCTGAAACTACCaatattaaaaaatgaaaaaaatacacAGTTTCAAGCATGAATCCACGGCCTATGGCCTATATCACATGCAGACATGGAAATTCATTGGATATGTAAGGGGAATAGATCACATCTTAACCGCAATTTGCGTAAGTGATAACTCCATCAGTATCCAGTACTTTTAATTATGTGCAAGCAGTATTCTAATAACTTCATTTTACTCCAATGACATTATTATCCATTCATTCAACACACTGAATATTTTTCTATCACAAGCCACAATTATTCTATAAGTCCATTACGTCTACCGATCAAAATAAAAAGTCAACACGTGTGTTGAATGATATCAGAAACTAGAAACACTTGTAACTCTCATTAGCAGCAGATTTCTCCTTTCGTATCACCATGAAGTATCCATTACAGATATATTAGATTATATGCGTCAAGCATCAGATGGAAATGAAGTGCCAATGTAAGAAAAATATGTTAAGTTTGTAAATGAAGAATAAATTTTGTATGAGAACATTAGTACGCAATGATGTAGACTGAAGGATATGAAAGTAGAATCATTGACAGAGGTCTATGACTTCGACTACTATAGGGCTGCCAGTCCTCATCCTAAAAGGTTCAACTAAGTATTTATTGGAAGAACAATACACGGATCATGAATTTCTCGTTAATGTATGATAGCATAcaggtgtttttttttttttttttttgggggggggggggaggacaTATTTCACCAAGACTATGGTGAAATGAGTTAGATCATCAGAGAAAATGGTGTTTGAGCCATAGCTTGCTAGAAATTGTATATACTACTTAGAGAAAAAAGTTTGCAGTACCTTGGATACATAAAGTGAGTGTGATCATTGCCATGAAGATACTCCTTCAGCATCTGAGGGTGATATTCCAGAATCTGCGCAGTTGAGAACAATGCACACTGTAAGTAGTAGAACAAAGTGCAAAATGAAGGTCAAGAGAGGATGAGATTGGTTGTTAAGGCACATACCTCCCGGTAGATGAGCTCTCTAATATCCTCTTTTCCAAGTTTTCTTCGATCAAAGTCGAATTCAAATTTTGAAATAGTCTGCGATGATGGTTCCTGTTCCTTGTTTGCCAAACCACGGAAATATGGATGTGCTAGCGCCTGAGGGGATTAATGAATTGCTAGTATTAGTACAAGATAAGTTATATTACAAACTAAAAACAAATGCCTAATGACACTGTTACATCCTACCTCTTCAGCAGAAGGGCGATCTTTGGGATCGAATGCAATCAAACGCTCAAGTAACCTTAGAGCTAGTGGATCAATGTGCGGGAATTTCTCTGACAGAGAAATAGGTGCCTTCCTCTTCATGCTGCTTAAATATCTCCTtgccttttcatttttaatctgCAGATATCAGGAAAATTGGAAACAAGATATATTCAAGATTTGTTACTAGATAATATGTTTATCAATTGTAACAGATGGATAGAAAGAACAAACCCTTGAAATGGCTTCAGTCGACGGCGAACCAAGCAAATCAGTTATGACATCCAATTGGTGAACCGCATTCTTTCCCGGAAATAATGGTTTTCCTGTAAGCATTTCTGCAAATATACATCCTAGACTCCAGATATCAACTGCTGGGGTGTACTGCAATTAAGCCTTTTGTTTTAGAATTTGTACAAATTTCTGAAGATCATTTGCATAATAAAGTTACCACAAGTGAGACACACTGATGGCGTACACACCATCTCCTTAGGCATATGCTAAGTTCAGATTAGAGTACCAAACCTAATGCTCATTGGCACAGTCTAACTTTATTAAGCAGAAGTTTATCTAACATTCTTGCACTTCTCTTTTTTCCACTTATGACAAGGATACCATAGAAActgaaaactgttgaaaactCATCCAAGATTAGGAGAAAAAGTCCTTGAAGGTTCATGGAATATGCACAATAACTAgctccaacccccccccccccaccaccaccaccaccaccaaccccaccaccacccaaacaaaaaaaaataaaccaacacaCACACACCCTCTCTCACTCTCGTGCACAGATTATTCTGCTCAAATATCGGGCATTCATTAAATCGTGTCAAGTGTGCCATCTCACTAGTACAGTTTTCATAAAACTAATCTTCTCCCTTTGCCCGTAAGgacaaacttctcaaaaacaCAGAAAAGCATATAAGAGAGGATATTTTTACTCCAATCTCCCAAGGTCAAACTTTCCAATGAGCCTAGCTTCCTATTTCCCCTCTCCCTACATTGACAAAATTTCTGTTTTGGGAGATCCCAAAATTTTGACACACTTAAATTAATAGTGTTACTGTATGATTGTTATTTCTTTCAATGATGTGATATTTTCCATCGGACTACTATGTCCTTAAATGAGcaaaaacaacaagtagaaacaGGGAACTTCACTGCCAACTATGTACAAATATTCAATTTAGAACCCAGTTATTAGCACTTGAAGTCATCGTTCTAAAATCCAAAACCCATAAAGTTAAAACCCTGGCTCCACCTCTGGTCTTGCATCCCCCATCAGTttacagaaaagataaaaatgaacAGAATAGAACTACTTACTTGCTATTCTGAGGTGAATGAAAAAAGAAACGAGAGAGGATATCTTTCTTCATAATCAGGGAGTTACAGCCGTACATCTACTGTTATGAGCTATAAAATATATATCATTTTGGAATTGAAGAGGATGACGCTAGTACTCGAGATCAAATTGTTGAGACAGCATCCAAAATACCGTTCTTGAGTTCTTTGTCAAGGGAAGACAGAGTATCTTTATAAACATCAAGTGGTGAGCAGTTTCTCAACAGCAGTTACAAATCAAAAGTGGCCCACGCTATGGTAAAGGACAGGGAGATTAGATGTATACTTATTCCTTAACGATAgacatttctttttttttatgaagCTTAACGATAGACATTTCTCTGCAACAAGCAATTGCTATATCACAAGATTTTTAGGTAACATCTTTTTTGCTTAGAGAACATAAAATCAAGTATAACATCAGAAAATAGAGCAAGAGGAAGCATGGGATAAAAGTAATTTTCCCTAAGCAGTTGAAAAGGATTTCTACAATGGTATGACATCTTGATGCATCAATTTCAAATATTAGCTGATCACTCACTCTCAAACTGACTTGATATAGAGCACACACTTAAAAATGAAGATTGCAAACAAGAAATGAGGAAGCTAAAGAACAATGACACTAATTCATTAGATGAACGAATATTGAAAAGTAAAATCCCATGCTAACTAAAGAAGTTTCACAATATGAAATTCAAGTTTCCAATTTTAACATGAGAGCACGAACACGCACCTGTAGCAATCAGATGTATACAGAGTGACAAATAAATGTATAGAAACATGCATATTTACCTGTATAAAATCATACTTACTTTGGAGAAAAAGGAACCACAAAGTTCTGGAGCACGATACCAACGAGTTGCCACGTAGTCCTTTAGAGAAAAAGCATGAAGCATTTTACTTGGAATTACAGGGGTAACAAATTAACAACTTAAAGAATTATGTTAGTATATAATTTTCCATACTATAGTGAAGTACTGAATAGAAGAGAGAAGACCATTTCATCTTTGAAAGCACAAAGAATCAGGCATCAATCGCAGGTATACTAACGTAACACTTC is a genomic window of Nicotiana tabacum cultivar K326 chromosome 16, ASM71507v2, whole genome shotgun sequence containing:
- the LOC107764871 gene encoding mitogen-activated protein kinase 9-like; the protein is MVMDFKEFFTEYGEAHQYEIQEVVGKGSYGVVAAAIDTHTGEKVAIKKINDVFEHASEATRILREIKLLRLLRHPDIVEIKHILLPPCPREFKDIYVVFELMECDLQHVIKANDSLTPEHYQFFMYQLLRGLKYMHTANVFHRDLKPKNILANADCKLKICDFGLARVSLGDTPSAVFWTDYVATRWYRAPELCGSFFSKYTPAVDIWSLGCIFAEMLTGKPLFPGKNAVHQLDVITDLLGSPSTEAISRIKNEKARRYLSSMKRKAPISLSEKFPHIDPLALRLLERLIAFDPKDRPSAEEALAHPYFRGLANKEQEPSSQTISKFEFDFDRRKLGKEDIRELIYREILEYHPQMLKEYLHGNDHTHFMYPSGVDCFKQQFDHLEGHSGRGGSILFPRRYASLPRERVCASIDEETDKNGDFERQVVAAVAHRCLPSPPSSPRVKKLDAANTFEGQTETSHCAPMKLDTANTVEGHRETGHCTPKTTERCMLRSSSISFSKCVGAIWDCEDTTCKPYQNGISRSSNKPAALYA